From Apium graveolens cultivar Ventura chromosome 9, ASM990537v1, whole genome shotgun sequence, the proteins below share one genomic window:
- the LOC141685287 gene encoding B-box zinc finger protein 22-like: protein MKIQCSVCEVAEAAVLCCAEEAALCYGCDDNVHAANKLASKHQRVSLSNSSSPMPKCDICQETVGYFFCLEDRALLCRKCDVSIHSINAHVSGHQRFLLTGVKVGLEPTERSGLASSEKSQSQDKVTETESGLLSMSNDRVALDGQPSNEHIQVDEVGKFEATHPFGGGSDGGSFQQWQLDDIFGITDLNHNYNYIDNESSKADSGKLGESDCSAILLAAEFEVDGDGCLGDVPETAWDVPEIPSPPTASGPNWSYNYQHQMEVTPAFVPDVCHSTTQDQYHDQQTASSLKRRRH from the exons ATGAAGATACAGTGTAGCGTGTGTGAGGTAGCGGAGGCGGCTGTGCTTTGCTGTGCAGAAGAGGCGGCGTTGTGTTATGGTTGTGATGATAACGTCCATGCAGCTAACAAGCTTGCGAGTAAACACCAGAGAGTCTCTCTCTCTAACTCCTCTTCTCCTATGCCCAAGTGCGATATTTGTCAG GAAACAGTAGGATATTTCTTTTGTCTGGAAGATCGGGCTTTGCTATGCAGGAAATGTGATGTCTCTATACATTCAATAAATGCCCACGTTTCGGGTCATCAGAGGTTTTTGCTTACCGGAGTCAAGGTGGGACTTGAACCTACTGAACGTAGTGGTCTGGCTTCTTCGGAGAAATCGCAGTCCCAGGATAAAGTTACTGAAACAGAATCAGGGCTGTTGTCTATGAGCAATGACCGTGTGGCTTTGGATGGTCAACCCAGCAATGAACATATCCAAGTTGATGAAGTTGGTAAATTTGAAGCAACGCACCCTTTCGGTGGAGGATCTGATGGCGGAAGCTTTCAACAATGGCAGTTAGATGATATATTTGGAATAACCGATCTCAATCACAACTACAACTATATTGACAATGAATCATCCAAG GCTGATAGTGGCAAGCTTGGAGAATCAGACTGCTCGGCAATATTACTGGCAGCTGAGTTTGAGGTAGACGGTGACGGGTGCTTAGGTGATGTACCTGAAACAGCATGGGATGTGCCAGAGATACCATCGCCTCCAACAGCTTCAGGACCTAACTGGTCATATAACTACCAACATCAGATGGAAGTTACACCTGCATTTGTTCCTGATGTATGTCACTCAACCACGCAAGATCAGTATCACGACCAGCAGACGGCATCCAGTTTAAAGCGCAGAAGGCACTAG
- the LOC141685286 gene encoding protein VTE6, chloroplastic-like, translating into MATQMSTMMSLTTAPSLNFPHSKPPKLQFLPFITSNSRTRVLKLGIGSVRAEASSNIDMGFVQQAIGLVQASPPTWQSAIFSNTVIFLVGSPVLVSGLSLSGIAAAFLLGSLTWRAFGPPGYLLVAAYFVLGTAATKVKMAEKEAQGVAEKRKGRRGPGSVIGSSAAGCVCALLSIYGVGGTAFSGLWELGFVASFCTKLSDTVSSEIGKAYGRTTYLVTTFKVVPRGTEGAVSLEGTFAGVLAAILLASCGSLLGQVSTLEAVICVLAAQVANFGESLIGAALQDKEGFGWLNNDVVNVINISIGSILAILIKQLLLLQN; encoded by the exons ATGGCAACTCAAATGTCAACTATGATGAGTCTCACAACAGCCCCATCTCTCAATTTCCCCCATTCAAAACCCCCAAAGCTCCAATTTTTACCCTTTATTACCTCAAATTCAAGAACTAGGGTTCTTAAATTGGGGATTGGTTCAGTTAGAGCTGAAGCAAGTAGCAACATTGACATGGGTTTTGTTCAGCAAGCAATAGGATTAGTCCAGGCTTCACCACCCACCTGGCAATCTGCTATTTTTAGCAATACAGTTATATTTCTTGTGGGCTCTCCTGTTCTTGTTTCTGGCTTGTCTCTCTCTGGCATTGCTGCTGCTTTCTTGCTTGGTTCTCTTACGTGGCGCGCTTTCGGCCCCCCTGGGTATCTTCTTGTTGCTGCTTATTTTGTTCTT GGCACTGCAGCAACTAAAGTGAAAATGGCTGAGAAGGAGGCTCAAGGTGTTGCTGAGAAGAGAAAGGGAAGGAGAGGACCAGGAAGTGTGATAGGTTCCAGTGCAGCTGGTTGTGTTTGTGCATTGCTTTCTATTTACGGAGTTGGTGGGACTGCATTCTCTGGGCTCTGGGAACTCGGTTTCGTTGCCAGTTTCTGTACCAAGTTGAGTGATACTGTCTCAAGTGAGATAGGGAAGGCATATGGGAGAACAAC GTACCTAGTGACAACATTTAAGGTGGTTCCAAGGGGAACAGAAGGAGCTGTTAGTCTTGAGGGAACCTTTGCTGGAGTTCTAGCTGCAATTCTTCTTGCCTCCTGTGGTAGTTTATTAGGCCAG GTTAGTACACTTGAAGCTGTCATATGCGTACTAGCTGCCCAGGTTGCTAATTTTGGCGAAAGCTTGATAGGTGCTGCCCTCCAGGACAAAGAAGGATTTGGATGG CTCAACAATGACGTTGTTAATGTCATTAATATATCCATTGGAAGCATTCTAGCAATCCTCATTAAGCAACTTCTTCTACTGCAAAACTAG